AACATCCATAGTAACAACTTCAATACAGGTTTTAGTTTTGAGCTAAATGCAATAGCTAAAAGTGAAAAGCAATGGGAAAATTATGTCTTGGGGGTTATTTACGAAATACAACAACTTTCTGATCAATTACAAGGGTTTAACTGTGTATTAGATGGTGACATCCCTGTTGGTTCAGGAATCAGTTCATCAGCAGCTTTAGAATGTGGGTTGGCTTTTGGCTTGAATGAATTGTTTGATTTGAAGTTATCAAAACTAACCATTGTAGAATTGTCTCAACGTGCAGAGCATAATTATGTTGGAACTAAATGTGGTATAATGGATCAATTTGCATCTGTTATGAGCAAGAAAGACCATGTGATTCTTCTCGATTGCCAATCTTTAGATTTTGAATATGTCCCTATTAAAATAGAACCCTTTAAAATCTTACTATTAAATACAAATGTGTCACATAATTTGGCTTCTGGAGAATATAATGTAAGAAGAAGTCAATGTGAAGCAGGTGTGAAAATTATTAAGAAAAGATATCCAGAAGTACATTCTTTACGTGATGTTTCTGGCACTATGCTAAACGAGTTTAAAAACGAACTTTCTGAAGTTATTTTCAAAAGATGTACTTATGTTATTGAAGAAAAAGAACGTGTTTTAAACACTGTAGCAGCATTAAAAAAATCATTTTTACATAAGCTCGGTGAAAATATGTATAAAACGCATGAAGGCTTGCAAAATTTGTATGAAGTGAGTTGCCCTGAATTAGATTTCCTAGTTGATTTTTCTAGAAATTATGACGAAGTAATTGGGGCTAGAATGATGGGCGGTGGTTTTGGTGGATGTACTATAAATATTATTCATCAAGATGCTGTAGCCTCTTTTATCAAAGAAGTTTCAAAAGCTTATTTTGACAAATACAAAATTAAACTCACGGCTTTTGAAGCGATGCCTTGTGGAGGCACTAGCATTAAAACCACTTAAACTTATACAATTATGACAGCACATTTCGGATTTTGGGATTATTTTATATTTATAACCTATGCACTACTTATTTTAGGAGTAGGTTTATGGGTATCACGCGATAAAAAAGGACATCAAAAGAACGCTGAGGATTATTTTTTGGCGAGTAAGTCATTGCCATGGTGGGCAATTGGAGCTTCTTTGATAGCTGCGAATATCTCCGCAGAACAATTTATAGGGATGTCAGGATCAGGATTTGCTTCTGGATTGGCTATTGCCTCATATGAATGGATGGCCGCATTGACCTTATTAATTGTGGGTAAATATTTCTTACCTATTTTTATTGAAAAGGGTCTGTATACCATTCCCGAATTTGTAGAAAAAAGGTATTCTACCAATCTTAAGACCATTTTAGCGGTATTTTGGATTGCTTTATATGTGTTTGTCAACTTAACGACAGTATTGTATTTAGGAGCTTTAGCCTTAGAAACGATTATGGGCGTACCTATGGTTTATGGCGTGTTGGGACTTGCACTTTTTGCGGCTGCCTATTCACTTTACGGTGGATTATCTGCTGTAGCATGGACAGATGTAATACAAGTTGTGTTTTTAATTTTAGGAGGCTTGGTGACTACTTATTTAGCCTTGGATACAGTTTCTGGTGGAAACGGTTTTTTAGCCGGACTTACCAGAGTTTATGAAGAAGTACCTGATCGTTTTGCAATGATCTTAGATAAATCAAATCCTGAATTTAAAAACTTACCAGGTATTGCCGTTTTAGTAGGAGGAATGTGGGTTGCCAATTTGTATTATTGGGGTTTTAACCAATACATCATTCAAAGAACGTTGGCCGCTAAATCTTTAAAAGAAGCCCAAAAAGGTATTTTATTAGCTGCGTTTTTAAAACTGATAATACCCTTAATAGTTGTTATTCCAGGTATTACAGCCTATGTAATGATAAACGACCCAGAAATTATGGCCAGTCTTGGTGATGCCGGGCTAAAAAACTTACCCACTTTAGATCAAGCGGATAAAGCATATCCATGGTTATTACAATTTTTACCAACGGGGCTAAAAGGTGTGGCATTTGCAGCATTGGCTGCCGCTATCGTATCATCGTTGGCTTCGATGTTAAATTCAACGTCAACCATTTTTACAATGGACATTTACAAGCAGTATATCAACAAAAATGCAAATGATAAGAGTACAGTAGGTATGGGTAGAATATCTGCAGGAGTTGCTTTACTTATTGCAGCACTTTTAGCTCCACAATTGGGTAATTTAGATCAGGCATTTCAATTTATTCAAGAATATACGGGTATTGTAAGTCCTGGTATTTTAGCCGTATTTATGTTAGGTTTATTCTGGAAAAAAACAACAAACAAAGCGGCCATTATTGGTGCGTTATCTTCTATACCTATTGCCATGTATTTTAAAG
The nucleotide sequence above comes from Aureibaculum algae. Encoded proteins:
- the galK gene encoding galactokinase; its protein translation is MMEDIEFNASNWDLIIDSPGRINIIGEHTDYNHGFVLPTAIDKKIQFKFNKNGSLNTCNIHSNNFNTGFSFELNAIAKSEKQWENYVLGVIYEIQQLSDQLQGFNCVLDGDIPVGSGISSSAALECGLAFGLNELFDLKLSKLTIVELSQRAEHNYVGTKCGIMDQFASVMSKKDHVILLDCQSLDFEYVPIKIEPFKILLLNTNVSHNLASGEYNVRRSQCEAGVKIIKKRYPEVHSLRDVSGTMLNEFKNELSEVIFKRCTYVIEEKERVLNTVAALKKSFLHKLGENMYKTHEGLQNLYEVSCPELDFLVDFSRNYDEVIGARMMGGGFGGCTINIIHQDAVASFIKEVSKAYFDKYKIKLTAFEAMPCGGTSIKTT
- a CDS encoding sodium/sugar symporter — translated: MTAHFGFWDYFIFITYALLILGVGLWVSRDKKGHQKNAEDYFLASKSLPWWAIGASLIAANISAEQFIGMSGSGFASGLAIASYEWMAALTLLIVGKYFLPIFIEKGLYTIPEFVEKRYSTNLKTILAVFWIALYVFVNLTTVLYLGALALETIMGVPMVYGVLGLALFAAAYSLYGGLSAVAWTDVIQVVFLILGGLVTTYLALDTVSGGNGFLAGLTRVYEEVPDRFAMILDKSNPEFKNLPGIAVLVGGMWVANLYYWGFNQYIIQRTLAAKSLKEAQKGILLAAFLKLIIPLIVVIPGITAYVMINDPEIMASLGDAGLKNLPTLDQADKAYPWLLQFLPTGLKGVAFAALAAAIVSSLASMLNSTSTIFTMDIYKQYINKNANDKSTVGMGRISAGVALLIAALLAPQLGNLDQAFQFIQEYTGIVSPGILAVFMLGLFWKKTTNKAAIIGALSSIPIAMYFKVGPNGWSTSSLFVDVPFMDQMGYTFILTMVVIIIASLIQHHGKNDEKGIDIKKGLFKTSPVFNIGAFIVMIILVLLYSVFWNWYCLNP